A stretch of DNA from Lentimicrobiaceae bacterium:
TTTACTTCTATGTTATGTAATTCAATGATTGGTTTCAAAAATTCTTCAAGGTCGTTGATGCAAATTTGGCTAGCTGCATCGCAAAGAGCTTTGTCGGGTTCGGGGTGAGCTTCAATAAAAACTCCATCGACACCGGCAGCTACTCCTGCACGAGAAAGCACACCGAGATACTGGCGAGCACCACCTTTTGGGTCGGCACTTGGGATTCCGTATTTTCTGATAGAGTGAGTTATATCAAAAATAACCGGAAAGCCGATTTGTTGAAGTTCGTAAAAACTTCTCGGATCAACTACAAGGTCGTTGTAGCCGAATGTGTAACCCCTTTCGGTAAGTAATATTTGATTATTTCCCGAATCAATGACTTTTTGTGTTGGCTTGTCCATGTTTTCGGGTGCCAAAAATTGTCCGTGTTTGATGTTTATCACCTTGCCTGTCTTGGCTGCCGCCGTAACTATTGAAGTCTGCATACACAAGTACGCAGGAATTTGAATAACGTCTAACACTTCGGCTGCTATCGCTGCTTGCGAGCTTTCATGAATATCGGACAGTACGGGAAATCCAAAATCTTGTTTTATTCGTTGCAGCATTTTTAAACCTTCGTCCAAGCCAGGTCCTTGATAATGTTTAAGACTGCTACGGTTGTCTTTTGTAAACGAAGATTTAAAAATAACTGGAATATTCAGCTTTTCCGAAACTTTTTTCAAATATTCCGCAGTTTTCATCATAACGTCTTCGGTTTCTATGACACAAGGTCCCGAAATCAAAAACAACTCATCGGCACCGCAAGTTATATCGCCAACTTTAACTTTATATTTACTCATTTTTCGATTTTTAAAGTTATTACATTCTGATAAACATTTCTTTTATTCTGTCTTTTGTCAGAACGTCTTTCCAATTTTCGCCTAAGGCGTGATCCCACATGTGTGGTAAGTTATACGCAATGTCGGACATTTTATCGATTTGCTCTTTTGTCCAATTTTTTGATAAGTTGGTTGGAAGGTCAACGTTGTTGATTTTAATCATTTCTCTAAACTCATCAATTCCTTCGGAATAAAAATCTTCTAAAACGTTGAAAGCAATACAGTTAGCAATACCGTGTCTGGCTCCTAAAACGTATGACAAACCATAAGAAAGTGCGTGGCAAGCACCAACTTCGGAATAGCTAAGACTGAGTCCGCCAAACAAAGAAGCTACCATAAGGTCTTCGGCTGCTTTCAATGAGCCAAAACCTTCGGGGTTTAAATAAACCTTACGACAAAGGTCTATAGCCATATCAGCGTAGGCAGTGCTAAACGTGTTGTTTAGTCGTCCGTTTGTCGATTCTATGCAGTGAATATAGGTGTCCATTCCTGTGTAAAACCAATGATTTCGCGGTACTGTGAGTGTAAGTTCCGGATCCATAACAATTTGGTTAAACGGAGTAGATTCGCCTTTTATACCTAATTTCTTTTCAGGACCTGTCAGAACAGCTGTTGTCGAGCATTCGGCTCCTGTGCCTGATATTGTCGGCACTCCTACGTGATATACGCTAGGATTTTTTGCCAAGCCAAAACCTTGATACAATGTTGAAGAACCTTCTTGATTTACCATTACCGACAGAGCTTTTGCTATGTCCATGGCGCTACCGCCGCCAATTCCGACAACGCCCGAAGGTAAGCCCTTTGTTTGCATTATTTCGTCGCGTAGCGTGTCTATTTGTTGAGTTTTCGGCTCGTCTTTACCTGTAAAAACAAAATACACGCTATCGTTGGGTTTCAAAGGTAACCTTTTTTCAAGTTCTTTACCTTTAAAGTAGTCATCGACTATAAACACAAAATACTTGTTGTTGAGTTCGCGTTTTGGTGCTATTATCTCTTCCAACTGATTGAAACTGCCTGCACCGAAAACAATTTTATCTATATTTTTAATGTTTTTGTACATATCTTTTTATTTGTTGTTAATTACTGTAGAAATTATCTTTTTCAAATTATCGGCTAAATCAACAATTTGCTCGTCTGTCCAAGTAGCTTTTACACCAACGGAAATCAACCTTCCGATAACATTTTGAGATACCGGTAGTTGTAAGTTGTTGTAATCCTGAACAGGTTTTAAATGATGAATAGCCATAGGCGAAGCTGTTTTCAGATTTTTAAGGTGATCCCACTGATTTATAAAGTGATACATGTTGATGTACCAATAGTTACAGCTTTCCACTTTGTTTTTTGTAATGAGTTCGAACACTTGTCCCGCCATTTCTGTTGTAGGCATAAAGAAGTTAAGAAAAGTACCTGAATCGCCTTCCGGGTCGGGAACAGGTCTGAAAGTAATACCTTCAACGCCGGACAATAGTTCTTTAAGTCTCTGCTGATTATGCTTTTTAGCACTTCTGATTTTATTCAGTTTTCGCATTTGAGCCAATCTCACTGCGGCGTTCAATTCGCCAATACGGAAATTAAATCCAATGATAGGATGTTGTTCCATGCCCCTGTTGTTTCCAACGTGGTTGTGTCCGTGGTCGGAGTAGCAATCGGCTAATTTATAGCAATTTTCGTCATCGGTAACAAGTACACCACCTTCGCCGCAGGTTGTAATTTTAAAGAAATCGAAAGAATAACAGCCGGTTTTACCAAAAGTACCCACCGATTTTCCTTTATAAAAAGCTCCCAATGCCTGTCCGGCATCTTCAACAAGCACGAGATTGTGTTTTTTGCACACTTCCATTATTTCGTCCATATTGGCAGCAGCACCGCACATATGAACTAACAGCACAGCTTTGGTGTCGGGAGTCAAAGCAGCTTCAATGCCTTTGGCACTCAAACAAAGGTTTTCGTCGATTTCGGCAAAAACAGGAATTGCACCTACAAACAAAACCGCTTCAATTGTAGCAATAAAAGTAAACGGAGGCACAATAACTTGATGTCCGTAGCCAATACCTGCTGCGGCAAGAGCTGTCGCAACCGCAGTACTACCGCTGGAAACAGCGTGAGCGAAGTTTGCTCCTGTGTACTTCTTAACTTCTTCTTCCAAGCTTCTCGCTTTCCATATATTGTTGCGTTGTGCATCGTGGTTGTACCTAAATAAAATGCCGGTTTCTAATACGTCTTGTACTTCTTTACGTTCTTCGGCACCAAAAAATTCCATTCCGGGCATAATAATATCGTTTTAAAATTCAACTACAAAAGTACATCTTTTTGTTAATCATTTAAAATAAAGATGATATGTATTTTATGATTTTTAGCAGATTTAACACTAACCATAATGTTTAGAAACAATTAAGTACTGCAATTTTCACAATACTGTCAATTTTAACACTTTGTTATCAGATTTAGAAATAATATTAAATTTGCCGAAAATAAATCAAAAAAATAAGACTATGAAGAAAGCATACATATTCCCCGGTCAGGGAGCGCAATTTGTAGGAATGGGTAAGGATTTGTACGAAAATTATCCATTAGCCAAACAAATGTTTGATCAAGCCAACGAAATACTTGGTTTCAACATAACCGATCTAATGTTTTCGGGAACCGAAGATGAATTAAAGCAAACGAGAGTTACGCAACCTGCAATATTTTTGCATTCGGTTATATTGGCAAACTGCATAAAGGATTTTTCGCCTTCAATGTCGGCAGGGCACTCACTTGGCGAGTTTTCGGCATTGGTTGCTTGCAAAGCTATGTCGTTTGAGAGCGGACTAAAATTAGTTTACGCAAGAGCTATGGCAATGCAAGAAGCATGCGAAATGCAACCTTCAACAATGGCAGCTATATTAGGATTGGATGACGAAAAAGTTGAAGCTGTCGTTAACGAAATTGACGAAATTGTTGTTGCAGCAAATTATAATAGTCCGGGACAAGTTGTTATCTCCGGTTCAATAAAAGGGGTGGAGTTAGCTTGCGAGGCATTGAAACAAGCCGGAGCAAGACGTGCCTTACCTTTAAAGGTTGGCGGAGCTTTCCACTCGCCGCTGATGGAGCCGGCAAGAGTTAAATTAGCCGAAGCTATAGAAAAAACAGCTTTTAGCGAACCTATTTGTCCTATTTATCAAAACGTTGATGCTTTACCATATACCAATCCTGACAAAATTAAGCAAAACCTTATCAATCAGCTGACATCTCCTGTACGCTGGACTCAGATTGTTAAAAATATGGTAAAAGACGGTGCTACAAGTTTTATTGAAGTAGGACCAGGAAGCGTACTACAAGGATTAGTTAAGAAAATAAACCCCGAATCGGAAACATCGGCAGGTACGGCTGAGTAGGAAGATTTGCTTTTGGCTATTGGCTGTTAGCCATTAGCAAATAACAATGAGTAATTACCAATCAGCCCCTGAAGTTTGGGGATGTTTCGACATTTTCGGTCATTGAGTGCCGATATTGAGCGAAGCGAGATATCGGTGTATCGAAATGCCGAAAATGGGGAATAGTTTCAAGTTCTGAATTTTTCTCAATAGCCGTGTCTTTAAAGGCACGGCTATTGAAGCGAAATGCCGAAAATATTACCCCGCTCGCTTTGCAAAAGCGAGCGAGCATCGATAATAACAATTTGCTGGCGCGCTTTTGTAAAGCGTGTCAGCAAAAGTAATTGCTAATTACTAATTGAAAATTGACCCGTAACCCGTAACCCGCAACACAAAAAAGCTAACAGCTTTTTACAATTCTTCCTGCAACCACTGCATAACTTTCTTAGTAGCACCTGTGCGAGCTTTAATATAACTAAGGCAGTTTTGGCTTGCTTCTTTGTATCGTTGTTTGTTGTTGATTAGCTCGTTAACGGTTTTCTCCAAAACAAATTGGTTGTGAACGACAGTAACGGCATCACGTTGGATAAGGTCGTATGCTTCTTGAAATTTACTCATTTTAGGACCTATAATAATTGGCAATCCGAAGGCTGCAGGTTCTAAAATATTATGAATACCATCGCCAAAGCCACCACCAACGTACGCAATGTAACCGTATTTATAAACTTCCGAAAGCATGCCAATTGTATCTAATATCATGACTTTGGCATCTTTTGTATCATTAATGCAAGCTTGCGTGTATCTTATGGTGTTGCACTTTGTGCTTAGCATTAGTTTCAAAATCCTTTCTTCGTTAATTTCGTGAGGTGCAATGATGTACCTTAACGGGATTTCACTGTTTTCGACCAAACTCAATATTAGTTCTTCATCTTTTTCCCATGTGCTGCCGCCTATAAGCACCAAATTGTCTTTACAAAAAGCTTCTAAAACAGGGAAATTGATATCTTTTTGCGAAACTTCGAAGACTCTATCAAAACGTGTGTCGCCACTAATGCTGACGTTGTTTATGCTGATAAATTCTAAAAGCTGTTTTGAATCTTCATTTTGCACAAAAATATGTTTGTATCCCGAAAGTATCTTGCGAGCCCATGAGCCGTACCATCTGAAGAATATTTGTTCGGGACGGAAAATTCCTGAAATTAGCACTATAGGGATATTATTTTTTTGAAGTTGTTCTAAGATATTGTACCAAAATTCGTATTTAACAAAAAATGCTATGTCAGGTTTGGTAATTGCAACAAATTTTTTTGCATTCTTTGGCGTATCAATGGGAAGATATAGAATAAGGTCGGCACCGACGTATGCTTTGCGTACTTCGTATCCCGAAGGACTGAAAAAAGTAAGCAAAATTTTATAATCGGGGTGTTGCTTTCTAAAAGCTTCGATTATAGGTCTTCCTTGTTCAAATTCGCCAAGAGACGCACAATGAAACCAAGCTTTTTTGGTATCGGGTTTGTTGAAGCCGTTACGCTCTAAGGCGATTTTTAATCCTTCGAAATAATAATTACGACCTTTAACCCACAAGCGAGCTTTGCGGTTGAAAATGGAACTTATTCTTATACCGAAGTAGTATAAGTAAATGCCAATATTGTATAGAAACTTAGAGAACATCGTTAAACATGTTAGTAATAATAATATTCGGTTTTTGTTTTCGGATAAAATGGCAACATCCAGCCGACTTTAATGCTGGTTAGCATGTCGAAACGCTTTTCGTCGGCGTATTTCATATCATTGAAATAGTAAACGCGTCTGTTTTGTGTGTACGCCTGAACCGATTCAATGCCGATTTTAAAATTTATACGTGTATTATCTCCCTGATAATGAAAACCAACATATTCAACGACTGCCGGTCCGTTGCATAAATGGTCGTAGCCCTTTTTGTAATCGCCGTCAAGTTGCGGAACGTTGTTGTTTGGTACGTCAATTCTGATTTTATGCTGCATAAAACCTGCTCCAATTTGAAACATAATACCCGAATTCGGATTAATTTTCGGTATCGGCACAAGTTTGCCTGCTTTTACGAATGCTGTAAATCCCCTTTGTGTAAGCATAATGTTGGACAAGGTTCCGAGCATATCTATTACGCCGTCGGGAGTGGATATACCGCTTAAAATCGAGTCGGGATGATTGATTTTATCTTTGAAAATAAAATTTCCTTCCAACTCTAAATTCCACCCTGTAGCCGATTTAAATAAAAACGAACCGCCAATTTGGTGCGAAGGACCAAAACGCTCTGAAAGATCACCCGAAGGGAAACCGAAACCGTAATGAACGGACAAAACGTTTATGTTCATTGAGGTATCTATTAATTTGACATGTGACCCTCGCTGCGAATATGAGTTAAATGAAATAAGAATAGCAACAAGTACCAATAGTAAGGTTTTATTCATATGGCAATATTTACGCGTTTTTATCGACAGCATGATAAAAATTGAGTAGTTCTTTTTATTCTGCAAAGGTAGTAATTATTAAGTTAATAGGTAAAAAATTTATGGACATAAATTTTTGGTGGTTGGTGATTGGTGGAGAGTGGAGAGTGGTGAGTGATGAGTGATGAGTGGTAATCGGTGTTTAGAGGTTGAGTTTCGTGCTTTTGCACCCTTCACCCTTCACCCACCACCATTTAATTATCAATACATCGCTTACAGTATAAAAAGTGTTAATCTTTTTCAAAATAATATAATATCGAATTAAATATTTATCTTTGAACTTTTAAAACTACAGATATGAACAACTTTACAATGTACAACCCTACTAAACTTCACTTTGGTAAAGGATGTTGCGAGAAGCTTGGCGAGAAAGCAAAAAAATTAGGAAATAAGGCATTGCTTATTTACGGCAAAAATTCAATAAAAAAGAATGGAATTTACGACTTGATTGTCGAGCAGTTGGAAAAAAACAATATGACTTATGTTGAGTACGGAGGAATTAAGTCTAATCCGTTGAATACCGATGCCGACGAGGCAGTTGCTCTCGGACGTGATGCCAAAGTCGATTGTGTAATTGCTATTGGCGGAGGTAGCGTTATTGATACTGCAAAGATGGTGGCGATATGTATTCCTACCGACAATAAAGTGTGGGATTTTTATCAGCAAAAAGCCGTACCCGAAAAATCTGTTCCGCTTATAGCTGTACTTACTCTTGCAGCTACAGGTTCGGAAATGAACGGTATTGCGGTTCTTCAAAATCACGAAACACAACAAAAATTCGGTTACCGCAGCAAATATTGTTTCCCGATGCATTCTTTTTTAGACCCGACTTTCACATTTTCAGTTCCGGCAAATTACACGGCTTACGGCGTAGCCGACCTTATCGCTCACAGTTTGGAGGCATATTTTGGTGCGGGCGAATGTACTTTGTCCGATAGATTTTGTTTCAGTATAATTTCTGATGCTATTCATTGGTCGGAAAGACTTTTCAAAAACCTGCACGATTACGATGCACGAGCCGCCATAATGTACGATGCAACAATGGCTCTTAACGGACAAATAGCCTACGGAAAAGCCAATACCGATTGGGGTGTCCATGCGTTGGGACATAACTTGTCGTTGCTGTTCGATACGCCGCACGGAGCAAGTCTTTCCATCATGTATTTGGCATGGATGAAACATTTTAAACCCACAATTGAACAAAAACTCATAAAGTTGGGTAAGGTAGTCTTTAATGTAGAAACCGCCGACGAATGCATTAACAAGTTTGAAGAATTTTTCAAATCTATTAATACGCCCACAAGGTTGTCGGAAGCAAATATTTTTGAAAAAGATTTTGATAAAATTATTGAGTCTTTTGTTCATAATAGAGCGACAGGATACAATATCAAGATAACCGAAAAAGACTACGCACCGATATTGAAGTTAGCTCGATAATTATACGTTTTACAGGTGGATTTGTTTTTCAGAAAATACGGCAGCGGACAAAATATTATTATTTTGCACGGATTGTTCGGTCAGAGCGACAACTGGATTCCCGTAGCCCGACTTTTGGAAAAGAACTTTACAGTCTGGTTGCCCGATTTAAGAAATCACGGACAATCGCCGCACAGCGACGAGTTTAACTATTCAGTTATTGCTCACGATGTTTGCCAATTTGTTTCAAAACATAATATCACCGACTTTGTAATTGTAGGTCATTCTATGGGAGGCAAGGCAGCACTTAAAATTTCTGCCGATAATATTTGTCCTGTCAAAGCTCAAATTATTATCGATATTGCTCCCAAGCAATACCAAGTGTCTGAATATCATTTGAATATACTCAAATGTATGCAAAATTTGGATTTAGATGAACTGAAATATATCAGTAATGTTGAAAAAGAGCTGAAACGCCTGCAATTCGACGACTTTACAATTAATTTGATAATCAAGAATTTGAAGTATGTCGATAAGAAATTAGTCTTTAAGCTGGACGTAGAAAGCATTTACAACAATATTTCCAATATTACGGCTCCCATTATTGCAAATAAGCCAATAGAAACCAAAACACTGTTTATAAAAGCCGATGAATCGGATTATATAAAAGCTGAGGATTTTGCTTTAATAAAAGAAAGCTACGTAAATGCCGAGTTGCGTATCATAGCTTCGTCTGACCATTATGTTCATGTTAGGAAACCGGTAGAGTTGAGCAGTTTAATAAGTGAGTGGTTTATGGTGGAAATGAATAATTAACAATGAGCAATGAGCAATTACTAATTATTCATTGATAATTGATAATCGCATGAGCCCCGCAACACGTAACTCGCAACCCGCACCACGCAACCCTAACAATTCGGAAATAACGATAAAGAAACCTTATCTAAAACATCTTTTGAGTTTTGCTTATCAGCGTGTAATTGCTCAATAAGAGCTTCTAAGTTTTTAAAACGTATTTCATCTCGCAATCGTTTTACAAAAAATAAGCGAACATCTTTGTCGTAAATATCTTCATCAAAATCAAAAATATTTGTTTCAATGGTCAAATGATGTTCGTCAATTGTGGGTCGGTAGCCGATATTAGTCATGCACTTGTAAAACTCGTCGTTAACGCAGAGGTAACAAGCATAAACTCCAATTTTTGGTATTAGTTTATCGTTGTTGTCAATTTTTATGTTTGCCGTAGGAAAGCCCATTTTTCTTCCTAACTGATTGCCTTTAACCACAGTGCCGGAAATAAAATAGTCGTAACTTAGCAGTTTGTTTGCATCGGGAATATTGCCCAAATTTATGCAATCCTTAATATCCGCCGATTTCACAATAGTATTATTGACTTTCTCATCGGGAATTTCAATTAATTTGAAATTATTTTTCTGAGCCGTATTTCTCAATTCATTGATGTTTGTATTCATTTTCGATAGAAAATCATCGCTATTGAAGAAAAACAAAGTATCGATTTTTATGTTTTTAAGAATAGTGCTTTCTAAAAACTCGCAAGTGTTAAGGTCTGCCAACCACCTGTTAAACGGCACAACAACCAACGCATCAACACCCAATTGCTCAAGCATAAGTTGTTTTTCGTCTTCGCTAAGCAAGAGCTTAAAGTTGATGTCGTTGTACAAAACCTTTTCGGGAGGCGGCACAAAAGTAATTACGCAACTTTTTATATTTTGTTCCAATGAGATTTCGGTTAAGGATTTCAACACCTTTTTGTGTGTTAGATGAATTCCGTCGAAAGAACCTATTGCAACATTATATTTTATTTTTGAGTCAAAATCTGTCCAATTATGATATAGCTTCATATTCCTGCGTATTTCTTGTTTATGATAATTGCTGCAATTTGAATAGCGTTGGTAGCAGCACCTTTTCTGAGGTTGTCGGAAACAACCCACATGTTGAGAGTGTTTGGCTGTGTGTGGTCAATTCTGACTCTGCCTACAAAAACTTCATCTTTGTTTTGAGCCGATAAAGGAGTAGGGTAAAGGTTTATGTCGTTACAGTCGCTTAGTATTACGCCTGACGTGGAACTTATAATATCTTTAACTTCGTTTAGCGAAAAAGGTTTTTCAAATTCGGCGTTAATAGCTTCGGAATGAGCCACCATAACCGGAACTCGCACCACAGTTGCACTGACTTGTATATTATTGTCGTTGAAGATTTTACGAGTTTCGTTAACAAGTTTTTCTTCTTCCGAAGTGTATCCGTTTTCGTTAAAATCTCCGCCTTGCGGAATTACGTTCAAATCTATAGTATGCGGATAAGCCATTGCAGACGGTGTTATGCCTTGCCTTTCACAAGTCAGTTGTGTTAAACCTTTATGTCCGGAACCCGAAACCGACTGATATGTAGAAACAACAATTCGTTTCAGTTTGTAATGTTTGTGCAACTCCGAAAGAGCAAGCACCATTTGTATTGTCGAGCAATTAGGATTAGCAATAAGTTTAGTGTTTTCGTTTACGCAATCGCCGTTAATTTCTGGAACCACAAGAGGTACATCATCGTGAAGTCGCCATGCAGAGCTGTTGTCGATGACAAAGCATCCCATTTTTGTAAATTCTTTCGCATAAGAAATCGACAATTCCGAACCACACGAAAAAATTGCAATATCAGGCGATTTCTGCAAGCAATCGCTTATGGTCATTACTTCGTGGTATGCGCCATTAAACAATAATTTTTTCCCTTTCGATTTTTCGGAAGCAACAAAAAATATTTCTTTTATCTTGCTCAAAGGGAAATAATTTTCTTCGGATAAGACTTCCAACAGGGTCTCTCCAACTAATCCGGTTGCTCCTATTATTGCTAATTTCATTGTTAAAAATATTTTTGCAACTTATTGTTAATAAAAAAATAATAACAACAATTTTACATTTAATTGTTCAGAAATCATTAGTTTTGAAAACTACAAAAATACATATCAATTTGCTAAACAAGACAGAAATATGAAAAAATTATTGACGGTTTTATTTGCAATTCTTTCGTTGTCAGCGTATTGTCAGCTTATTGACGATTTTTCCGATGGCGATTTTACTAACAACCCAACTTGGGTAGGCGATGTTGATGCGTTTACTGTAAATACTTCGTATCAGTTGCAACTAAACAGTAGCGGCTCGGATATATCGGCATTGTGTACTTCTATTCAAGTCCCGACGGAAGTGGAGTGGTCATTTTGGGTAAAATTACCTTTTTCTCCTTCGAGCAACAATAATGCAAGGGTTTATTTAATAGCCGATAACAGCGACTTAAAACAAGATTTAAACGGCTTTTATATTCAGCTTGGCGAATCCGGTTCCAACGATGCTATAGAACTAGTCAAGCAAAGCGGAAGTCAGCATACGGTTATTTGTCGCGGTCAAGATGGAGCCATAGCTTCGTCGTTTACGGCACGCATAAAAGTTACTCGCACCGACGATGGATTGTGGTCGATATATAGCGATATGAGCGGAAATGAAAACTACATTTTGCAAGCTACCGGCAACGACAATACGCCTATTGTAGGACAATACATGGGAGTTTATTGCAAATACACGACTTCCAACAGCAATAAGTTTTATTTCGACGATTTTTGTGCAGGTGCTATACAATACGACACCACTCCGCCGCAAGTGCTGTCGGTTAAGCCAATTTCCGATAATTCAATTGATATTGTGTTCAACGAAGCCGTTACAGATGCTACAGCCGGCAATGCCAATAACTACAAGCTTTTGCCTAACAATATTACTCCTTATCAGGTGGAGGTTTTAGACCATGCGACAGTCAGATTAATTTTTAATATTTCCTTTGAAAGCGATTTAATTTACAAGGTTCAGATTAAAAATATTTCCGATTTGGTTGGTAATGTAATGCCACAGACGGAAGTTGAATTTGCTTTTCATTCTGTTTCAGCATTCGATGTTTTGATAAATGAAATAATGGCTGACCCAACGCCTGTTGTTGGCTTGCCCGATGCCGAATATATCGAGTTGTACAATCGCACTGATTTTCCTATTAGTCTTGATAATTGGAAAATGAAAATAGGAAGATATTATAAAGATATATCTGATTTTACATTAGCACCTAAATCGTACGTTATACTTTGCGATGATGGCTCTGTTCCGCTTCTATCGGAGTATGGCGATATAATAGATTTTGAAACTTTTTCGTTGGCAAATTCGGGTGCCACGCTCATTTTGTACGACGATTTGGGTAATGTTATTCATGCAGTTGAATATACCGACAAATGGTACAACAGCGATTACAAAAAAGACGGAGGTTGGTCTTTGGAATTGATTGACCCGAACAATCCTTGTGCTGCACAAAGCAATTGGAGTGCATCGGTTAGCGATTTGGGAGGAACTCCCGGAAGTATAAACTCCATTTATGCATCAAATCCCGATACTACCAACCCGAAAATTTTGCGTGTAGGTGTTATTGATGAGTTTAATGTAGAAGTTTGGTTTACCGAGACTTGCGACAGCATTCAGATTGCAGATGTAAACAATTATTCAATAGATAATAACATAGGCACACCGCTACGAGTTATTTTGTTTCCGCCTTTTTACAACAGAGTGCAATTGGTTTTGCCTACGGCTTTGCAAGCAGGAACTTTGTACAGCTTACAATGTTCGCAACTGATAAGCGATTGCGTTGGAAATACTTTTGTGCACACTGAGGGTGCAATTTTTGCAATTCCGACTCAAGCAGCCGAAAACGATATAGTTATTAATGAATTTTTGTTCAATCCGTTTGCCGGAAGTGTTGATTGGGTCGAGATTTGGAATGTGTCCGAAAAAGTTATCGATTTAAAAACCTTGGTTTTATCAAATTACGATACTTCTACCAATGCAATTTTGAGTTATCACGAAATATCCGAAAATTCGCTGCTGATGCTGCCGCAACAGTACTATGTGCTTAGTACTTCGCAAGAAAAAATTAAACCATACTACACCATACAAAATCCCGATGCTTTTATTGATATGAACTCAATGCCTACCATGAATAATGAAGACGGAACGATTGCCTTATGTGCCAAAGGCGGTGGGTTTATTGATAAAGTGGCTTACACTTCCGATATGCACTTTGCTTTGCTAAAAGATGTAAAGGGTGTTTCGTTAGAACGTATTAATCCGCAGACATCGTCGAGCCAGAGGAGCAATTGGCATTCGGCAGCAGAAACGGCAGGGTTTGCAACGCCCGGATACATAAATTCGCAATTCTCTCCGGTTGCGGTATCTGATGCACAATTGGACTTGGAACCCGAAGTGTTTTCGCCCGATAACGACGGCTACAACGATGTGTTGAAAATTTCAGTAAATAAAATAAAACCAGGAAGCGTAGTAAATATCACCATATTCGATTCTTTCGGTCAGATTGTTAGAAAACTGACTAACAACGAGCTTTCGGGAACATCGGCAGTGTTTTATTGGGACGGATTAAAAGATAATAACCAAAAAGCAAGTATTGGCAGATATATTGTCTTTGTTGAGGCATATGATTTGGAAGGCAAAGTCGTTAAATTGAAAAAGACAACCGTACTTGGGGGAAAGCTGTAAGTTTTTAGGTTAATTTTAATTGATTGTCCTATATGCTATTGGCTGGTGCGTGTTATCCCGAAGTTTCGGGACGGGTTGCGTGGTTCGTGTTACGTGTTGCGTGGTTCGTGGTTCGTGGGATTTTCGACTTCCAACAAATTCAGCTAACGGCTGTCTTACAGTGAGGGTTCGGTGCTACGCACCTTGAACGTATGTGCAATTTATTCTATAAATGGTTCGGTGCTAACGCACCTTTTTGGATAACACCTTTTATGGGAAAGA
This window harbors:
- the kdsA gene encoding 3-deoxy-8-phosphooctulonate synthase, whose amino-acid sequence is MSKYKVKVGDITCGADELFLISGPCVIETEDVMMKTAEYLKKVSEKLNIPVIFKSSFTKDNRSSLKHYQGPGLDEGLKMLQRIKQDFGFPVLSDIHESSQAAIAAEVLDVIQIPAYLCMQTSIVTAAAKTGKVINIKHGQFLAPENMDKPTQKVIDSGNNQILLTERGYTFGYNDLVVDPRSFYELQQIGFPVIFDITHSIRKYGIPSADPKGGARQYLGVLSRAGVAAGVDGVFIEAHPEPDKALCDAASQICINDLEEFLKPIIELHNIEVKYR
- a CDS encoding iron-containing alcohol dehydrogenase family protein; protein product: MYKNIKNIDKIVFGAGSFNQLEEIIAPKRELNNKYFVFIVDDYFKGKELEKRLPLKPNDSVYFVFTGKDEPKTQQIDTLRDEIMQTKGLPSGVVGIGGGSAMDIAKALSVMVNQEGSSTLYQGFGLAKNPSVYHVGVPTISGTGAECSTTAVLTGPEKKLGIKGESTPFNQIVMDPELTLTVPRNHWFYTGMDTYIHCIESTNGRLNNTFSTAYADMAIDLCRKVYLNPEGFGSLKAAEDLMVASLFGGLSLSYSEVGACHALSYGLSYVLGARHGIANCIAFNVLEDFYSEGIDEFREMIKINNVDLPTNLSKNWTKEQIDKMSDIAYNLPHMWDHALGENWKDVLTKDRIKEMFIRM
- a CDS encoding DegT/DnrJ/EryC1/StrS family aminotransferase — its product is MPGMEFFGAEERKEVQDVLETGILFRYNHDAQRNNIWKARSLEEEVKKYTGANFAHAVSSGSTAVATALAAAGIGYGHQVIVPPFTFIATIEAVLFVGAIPVFAEIDENLCLSAKGIEAALTPDTKAVLLVHMCGAAANMDEIMEVCKKHNLVLVEDAGQALGAFYKGKSVGTFGKTGCYSFDFFKITTCGEGGVLVTDDENCYKLADCYSDHGHNHVGNNRGMEQHPIIGFNFRIGELNAAVRLAQMRKLNKIRSAKKHNQQRLKELLSGVEGITFRPVPDPEGDSGTFLNFFMPTTEMAGQVFELITKNKVESCNYWYINMYHFINQWDHLKNLKTASPMAIHHLKPVQDYNNLQLPVSQNVIGRLISVGVKATWTDEQIVDLADNLKKIISTVINNK
- the fabD gene encoding ACP S-malonyltransferase, with amino-acid sequence MKKAYIFPGQGAQFVGMGKDLYENYPLAKQMFDQANEILGFNITDLMFSGTEDELKQTRVTQPAIFLHSVILANCIKDFSPSMSAGHSLGEFSALVACKAMSFESGLKLVYARAMAMQEACEMQPSTMAAILGLDDEKVEAVVNEIDEIVVAANYNSPGQVVISGSIKGVELACEALKQAGARRALPLKVGGAFHSPLMEPARVKLAEAIEKTAFSEPICPIYQNVDALPYTNPDKIKQNLINQLTSPVRWTQIVKNMVKDGATSFIEVGPGSVLQGLVKKINPESETSAGTAE
- a CDS encoding glycosyltransferase N-terminal domain-containing protein, with the protein product MFSKFLYNIGIYLYYFGIRISSIFNRKARLWVKGRNYYFEGLKIALERNGFNKPDTKKAWFHCASLGEFEQGRPIIEAFRKQHPDYKILLTFFSPSGYEVRKAYVGADLILYLPIDTPKNAKKFVAITKPDIAFFVKYEFWYNILEQLQKNNIPIVLISGIFRPEQIFFRWYGSWARKILSGYKHIFVQNEDSKQLLEFISINNVSISGDTRFDRVFEVSQKDINFPVLEAFCKDNLVLIGGSTWEKDEELILSLVENSEIPLRYIIAPHEINEERILKLMLSTKCNTIRYTQACINDTKDAKVMILDTIGMLSEVYKYGYIAYVGGGFGDGIHNILEPAAFGLPIIIGPKMSKFQEAYDLIQRDAVTVVHNQFVLEKTVNELINNKQRYKEASQNCLSYIKARTGATKKVMQWLQEEL